GGCCGGCAGGGGGGATCATTTCCCTTAATAAATCTATCTTTTTACGATAATCGGCGTAAGTGTATTTCCTATTCATCAGATCAAGTATCTTGTCCGAACCGGACTGGAGTGGCAGGTGTATATGTTCGCAAACCTTTTCCAGGTCCCTCATGGCCCTGAAAAGGTCTTTTCTGGCATCCTTGGGATGGCTTGTGGTAAAGCGTATCCTTTCGATACCGTTAATTTTATTGATCTCTTCCAGAAGTTTTGGAAATGAGATCTTATTTGTCAGCCCTTTCCCGTATGAGTTCACGTTCTGCCCTAAAAGCGTCACTTCTTTGAACCCTTCATCGGCAAGGGTTTTTATTTCCTTCACTATATCCCCCTTTGGACGCGAAACCTCACGCCCTCTTACATGAGGAACTATGCAGTACGAACAAAAATTATTACAGCCGTACATGATGTTCACGAAAGCGGAGAATGTTCCGGTCCTGTAACCGGGCAGGTTCTTTTTTCCGGGCCGTCTTTTCCTGTCGACCGCCAGAAGCTTTTCGGAACTTTTCGTCTTCTCCAATAGATCAGGAATATCGTAGATATTACTCGGCCCGACGACGATATCGATCTGGGGAAATTCCTTGAAAAGCATCTCGCCATGCCTCTGGGCCATACATCCGAGAACTCCTACCCGCAGCTCCGGATCTTTTTTCCGCCTGGCTTTTAGCTTCTGGATCTGTCCTGTTACCCTGTCCTC
The nucleotide sequence above comes from Candidatus Omnitrophota bacterium. Encoded proteins:
- the miaB gene encoding tRNA (N6-isopentenyl adenosine(37)-C2)-methylthiotransferase MiaB — protein: EDRVTGQIQKLKARRKKDPELRVGVLGCMAQRHGEMLFKEFPQIDIVVGPSNIYDIPDLLEKTKSSEKLLAVDRKRRPGKKNLPGYRTGTFSAFVNIMYGCNNFCSYCIVPHVRGREVSRPKGDIVKEIKTLADEGFKEVTLLGQNVNSYGKGLTNKISFPKLLEEINKINGIERIRFTTSHPKDARKDLFRAMRDLEKVCEHIHLPLQSGSDKILDLMNRKYTYADYRKKIDLLREMIPPAGLSTDMIVGFPSEKESDFKATYRAMEEIGYNSAFIFKYSLRPPAVSSCLVDDVDDETKRARNKELLDLQKKISHAKNKEMIGTEQEVLVVGKSRMSDKEFMGRTRDNTPCVFPWEEDLNGQLVWVKVKSTSPTTLKGKVVQTEKRRIQQ